A region of Stegostoma tigrinum isolate sSteTig4 chromosome 5, sSteTig4.hap1, whole genome shotgun sequence DNA encodes the following proteins:
- the cbln2b gene encoding cerebellin-2b, protein MDLPPGRPDSPNMLTALRDSVLLLLVLACTGLALAQNDTEPIVLEGKCLVVCDSNPSSDGAVTSSLGISVRSGSAKVAFSAVRSTNHEPSEMSNRTMTIYFDHVLVNIGNHFDTRSGTFVAPRKGIYSFSFHVVKVYNRQTIQVSLMQNGWAVISAFAGDQDVTREAASNGVLLNMEREDKVYLKLERGNLMGGWKYSTFSGFLVFPL, encoded by the exons ATGGATCTGCCCCCAGGCCGCCCCGACTCTCCCAACATGCTGACCGCCCTGAGAGACTCCGTGCTGCTGTTGCTGGTCCTCGCCTGCACTGGCCTGGCGCTCGCCCAGAACGACACAGAGCCCATCGTCTTGGAGGGGAAGTGCCTGGTGGTGTGCGACTCGAACCCGTCGTCGGACGGGGCGGTCACCTCCTCGCTGGGGATCTCCGTGCGCTCTGGGAGCGCTAAGGTAGCTTTCTCCGCCGTCCGCAGCACCAACCACGAGCCCTCCGAGATGAGCAACCGGACCATGACGATCTACTTCGACCAT GTCTTAGTTAACATTGGGAACCATTTCGACACGAGGTCCGGCACTTTCGTGGCGCCGAGAAAGGGCATTTACAGTTTCAGCTTTCACGTGGTCAAGGTGTACAACCGACAGACGATCCAG GTCAGTTTAATGCAAAACGGCTGGGCTGTTATTTCTGCTTTTGCCGGGGACCAGGACGTGACCCGGGAGGCCGCCAGTAACGGAGTGCTTCTGAACATGGAGAGAGAGGACAAAGTCTATTTAAAGCTCGAGAGAGGCAACTTAATGGGAGGATGGAAGTATTCGACGTTTTCTGGCTTTTTGGTATTCCCTCTATAA